A single genomic interval of Astyanax mexicanus isolate ESR-SI-001 chromosome 4, AstMex3_surface, whole genome shotgun sequence harbors:
- the sall3a gene encoding sal-like protein 3: MSRRKQAKPQHLKSEDEPSDLGGLSQNVSGEVLDDADSGNESRSGSEETHVCEKCCAEFFKWSDFCEHLKSCTKNPLVLIVNENEVTPDPAQEYPAEPSPVPSCPSEPALSEEAAEGRHTPTDADESGEMTLERGATLDKEDEPMDMELSPEKPIDAEDPEASPEPDVNLPPLEDTPQLSGAAYNMPSTNVTLETLHGTRVAVAQFSQSFRGAVASSVSTMAIPMILDQLMALQQQQIHQLQLIEQIRSQVALMNRQTPSQSALNHHAHHSTNAGSQAASSTGLPTMSSQLQLHGFITPPVHQLPIRVPPTLNGQGPASLSSALEGSHSHVSQTGSQLPSSIMNSNTSTNSSYPPSSCSVVPSLLPQSSVTSSSSSNSSSSSAGAGISSSISLPRNTSSPPTLTHGSLLTSPSNLPLIPHSSSSSVIFPNPLASIAATANALDPLSALMKHRKGKPPNVSVFDTKPSSEDPFFKHKCRFCAKVFGSDSALQIHLRSHTGERPFKCNICGNRFSTKGNLKVHFQRHKEKYPHIPMNPYPVPEYLDNVPTTSGIPYGMSLPPEKPVTTWLDSKPVLSTVPTSVGLQLPPTLPSMIGGFGDSPSLTPLNRSPQRPSPPSSECASLSPNVLSTETSTILTSASPQPNMGSDAPPVLKPEGIHLPPNCTTRPGESSMSSATMTQVVLSATVTTTTTTTTQITDSVTPPSSVSHPSLPVISDQFKAKFPFGGLLDSMQTSETSKLQQLVENIDKKMTDPNQCVICHRVLSCQSALKMHYRIHTGERPFKCKICGRAFTTKGNLKTHFGVHRSKPPLRVQHSCPICQKKFTNAVVLQQHIRMHMGGQIPNTPLPESFQEMDTDFSFDEKSLDDMSNYDDDLIDEMEQAMEDEPDLKDIDVDPSKSTFSYGEMSPINSPPTPVISSIAALENQMKMIDSTANMNRAFSLKPSENGIGIGGEGGDMLGNDSSSAVGDLENHSVGSPALSESSGSMQALSPVHSQSESHRSRSPGLVNTSSSNAAEEAQESSNATATVKSEKSETPSPGTVPAEHTGALDLTAAQPTRPYVKEENQFSMLFLGRDRGLNVPSLMSSAPSMVKLEMNGHSKPLSLSEGSHLHMSLQVPAATPQTTMSPNLTPMLAPPPPRRTPKQHNCHSCGKNFSSASALQIHERTHTGEKPFACSICGRAFTTKGNLKVHMGTHMWNNAPARRGRRLSVENPMALLGGDAMKFSEMFQKDLAARAMNVDPGFWNQYAAAITNGLAMKNNEISVIQNGGIPPLPISLGGSGIPSLGSMSGGMERARTGSSPPMTGLEKTSLDVGAGRPFSRFLEDSKEIGIN; this comes from the exons ATGTCCCGTCGGAAGCAAGCAAAGCCGCAGCACCTCAAGTCCGAGGACGAGCCTTCAGACCTGGGGGGACTTTCTCAGAATG TCTCAGGCGAGGTCCTGGACGACGCCGACAGCGGTAACGAGAGCCGCAGCGGGAGCGAGGAGACCCACGTGTGTGAGAAGTGCTGTGCAGAGTTCTTCAAGTGGTCCGATTTCTGTGAGCATTTGAAGAGCTGTACCAAGAACCCGCTAGTGCTTATTGTGAATGAGAATGAGGTCACACCGGATCCAGCACAGGAGTACCCGGCCGAGCCCTCACCTGTACCCAGCTGCCCGAGCGAGCCTGCACTCAGCGAGGAGGCAGCAGAGGGCCGCCACACACCGACTGATGCTGACGAGAGTGGAGAGATGACTTTGGAGAGGGGAGCCACACTGGACAAGGAGGATGAGCCTATGGATATGGAACTGTCTCCCGAGAAACCGATAGATGCTGAAGATCCAGAAGCATCACCAGAGCCGGATGTCAACCTACCTCCGCTTGAGGATACACCGCAACTGTCTGGGGCAGCTTACAACATGCCCAGCACAAACGTCACATTAGAGACACTGCACGGGACCCGGGTGGCTGTGGCACAGTTCTCCCAAAGTTTCCGTGGAGCAGTAGCTAGTAGTGTGTCCACCATGGCCATTCCCATGATTCTGGACCAGTTGATGGCTTTGCAGCAGCAGCAAATCCACCAGCTTCAGCTGATAGAACAAATCCGCAGTCAGGTGGCACTAATGAACAGGCAAACCCCTTCACAGTCAGCTCTCAATCATCACGCACACCACAGTACAAATGCTGGCTCACAGGCAGCTTCATCCACTGGCCTTCCCACTATGTCTAGCCAGCTCCAGCTGCATGGGTTCATTACACCACCTGTTCACCAACTGCCTATCAGGGTGCCACCCACTTTAAATGGACAGGGGCCAGCCTCCTTGTCCTCTGCTTTGGAAGGAAGCCACTCCCACGTCTCACAAACAGGCAGCCAATTGCCAAGTTCCATAATGAACAGCAACACCTCAACAAATTCCTCGTATCCACCATCCAGCTGTAGTGTAGTTCCTTCTTTGCTGCCACAGAGTTCAGTCActagcagtagcagcagtaacagcagtagtagtagtgctGGAGCTGGTATCAGTAGCAGCATTTCCCTCCCAAGAAACACTTCCAGTCCACCAACACTGACCCATGGAAGCCTGCTGACCTCACCTTCCAATCTCCCCCTGATACCTCATAGTTCTTCAAGTAGTGTTATCTTCCCCAACCCACTGGCCAGTATCGCAGCCACAGCCAATGCACTTGATCCCCTCTCTGCTCTAATGAAGCACCGCAAAGGAAAGCCTCCAAACGTCTCTGTGTTTGACACCAAGCCTAGCTCAGAAGATCCCTTCTTTAAACACAAATGCAGGTTTTGCGCTAAGGTGTTCGGAAGTGACAGTGCCCTCCAAATACACCTTCGCTCCCACACTGGTGAAAGGCCTTTCAAGTGCAATATCTGTGGCAATCGCTTTTCAACAAAAGGGAACTTGAAAGTTCATTTTCAGAGACACAAAGAAAAGTATCCACACATTCCAATGAATCCCTACCCCGTCCCTGAGTACCTGGACAATGTGCCAACCACCTCAGGTATTCCTTATGGCATGTCTCTGCCTCCAGAGAAGCCTGTTACCACGTGGCTGGACAGCAAGCCTGTTTTGTCCACAGTCCCAACCTCGGTAGGGCTGCAGCTTCCCCCGACCCTGCCCAGCATGATTGGGGGATTTGGAGATTCACCTAGTCTCACCCCTTTAAACAGGTCACCTCAGAGGCCATCACCACCATCGAGTGAGTGTGCATCTCTGTCACCCAATGTCCTCAGTACTGAAACCAGCACAATCCTCACGTCAGCATCTCCACAGCCCAACATGGGGAGTGACGCACCCCCAGTTTTGAAGCCTGAGGGAATTCATTTGCCACCCAACTGTACCACCAGGCCGGGGGAGTCTAGCATGTCCTCCGCTACTATGACCCAAGTTGTACTATCAGCCACTGTCACTACCACAACTACCACCACCACCCAAATCACAGACTCAGTAACCCCTCCATCATCTGTCTCTCATCCTTCGCTCCCAGTGATCTCAGATCAGTTCAAAGCCAAGTTTCCTTTCGGTGGCCTCTTGGACTCTATGCAAACATCAGAGACCTCAAAGCTGCAGCAGCTGGTGGAGAACATTGACAAGAAGATGACAGATCCCAACCAGTGTGTCATTTGCCATCGTGTGCTCAGCTGTCAGAGTGCCCTCAAGATGCACTACCGTATCCACACAGGCGAGAGGCCTTTCAAATGCAAAATATGTGGCCGTGCTTTCACCACCAAGGGCAACTTGAAAACTCACTTTGGGGTTCACAGGTCCAAACCTCCTTTACGAGTGCAGCACTCTTGTCCCATTTGCCAGAAGAAGTTCACCAACGCTGTGGTGTTGCAGCAGCACATACGCATGCATATGGGAGGTCAGATTCCAAACACACCTCTGCCTGAGAGTTTTCAGGAAATGGACACTGATTTTTCCTTTGATGAAAAGAGCTTAGACGACATGAGCAATTATGACGATGACCTGATTGATGAGATGGAGCAGGCCATGGAGGACGAACCAGATTTGAAAGACATAGATGTGGACCCATCCAAATCAACATTTTCATATGGAGAGATGTCACCTATCAACTCTCCCCCAACCCCAGTAATCTCCAGCATTGCTGCTTTGGAGAACCAAATGAAGATGATTGACTCAACAGCAAATATGAACCGCGCCTTTAGCCTGAAGCCCTCAGAAAATGGCATTGGGATTGGTGGAGAAGGTGGCGATATGCTTGGGAATGACTCATCTTCTGCAGTGGGTGACTTGGAGAATCACAGCGTGGGGAGTCCGGCTCTGTCGGAGTCATCAGGTTCCATGCAGGCTCTCTCTCCTGTCCACAGCCAGTCTGAGAGCCATCGCTCCAGGTCTCCAGGGCTGGTCAACACTAGCAGCAGCAATGCTGCAGAGGAGGCCCAAGAGTCCAGCAATGCAACAGCAACTGTAAAGTCTGAGAAGTCAGAGACTCCTTCCCCAGGAACTGTACCAGCAGAACACACTGGAGCCTTAGACCTCACAGCTGCTCAGCCAACTAGGCCTTATGTTAAAGAAGAGAATCAGTTCAGCATGCTGTTCTTGGGAAGAGACAGag GATTAAATGTTCCCAGCTTGATGAGCTCGGCGCCGAGCATGGTCAAACTCGAGATGAACGGGCACAGCAAGCCACTGTCCTTGAGCGAGGGCTCGCACTTGCACATGAGCCTCCAGGTGCCCGCTGCAACGCCTCAGACAACAATGAGCCCCAACCTCACCCCGATGCTGGCACCTCCACCACCCCGCCGGACCCCCAAGCAGCACAACTGCCACTCATGCGGGAAAAACTTCTCCTCAGCCAGCGCCCTGCAAATCCACGAACGCACACACACGGGTGAAAAGCCCTTCGCCTGCTCCATCTGCGGCAGAGCCTTCACCACAAAGGGCAATCTGAAG GTCCACATGGGTACCCATATGTGGAACAACGCCCCAGCTAGGAGAGGGCGCCGTCTCTCCGTGGAGAACCCCATGGCCCTGCTGGGTGGCGACGCAATGAAATTCAGCGAGATGTTTCAGAAAGACCTCGCTGCACGGGCGATGAACGTGGACCCAGGATTTTGGAACCAGTACGCAGCAGCCATCACCAACGGCCTGGCCATGAAAAACAACGAGATTTCCGTCATTCAGAACGGAGGTATTCCTCCGCTGCCCATCAGCCTCGGCGGGAGCGGCATCCCCTCGCTGGGAAGCATGTCAGGGGGCATGGAGAGGGCACGCACTGGGAGCAGCCCCCCGATGACTGGCCTCGAGAAGACTAGCCTGGACGTGGGAGCTGGACGTCCCTTCTCCAGGTTTTTGGAGGACAGCAAAGAGATTGGGATCAATTAA